The sequence CAGTATCAGTGCTAAGCCTAAAAAGACAAgtaaaaatgatctttttccCTAAATGTTACTGTGGCTTTAACAAGCTCATGATACTTCAGAATTACCTAATTCTTCAGTACTAACATATATACAGCACAGAGACACttgcatttgttatttttaagccTATGTAGTGGCCTGTCTGTGTCTACAGCACAGGGCATTGCTCAAAACCTAATCCAGGTGATCTTTAAGAGGCCTGTGACCTTTTTATCATCATAGATCTGACGGATCTCGAATAtatccttctctggagatactgagacctctctgggcactttcctgtgcaacccgctgtagggaacctgctttagcagggggctAGACCTCATCTGCAgctgtcccttccaacccctacaattctgtgattttctatTTACTCGTGATGCTGAGAAACTTGAAGAGTTTCAGCCACCAGATTCAGAACTGGGTCGGGAACGAGGTCACTTATTTCCTCCCTCTACAAGAAAGGACACCGAAAAGAAACCTCCGCTGCATAACACCCAGACGAGAAACCAACGCAGAGAAGGGCAAACAGGGCAGGAGGAGCggaggtgctgcaggaaggcagggcTGGCTCTGAGGCGGCTCCCGCTGCGCAGGGCGCTGCCTGCTCCGCTCTCACCCGCGGACCCCGCAGGGCTCCCCCCGCCGCCCGCTCACCTCTGCGGAAGGCGCCCGCGATGCCGCCGGGGGTGAAGTCCCTCATGGCCAGCCAGGTGGGCAGCTGGCCCAGCTTGACGTCCAGCAGCTTCATGTCCTTGAGGGGAACTGCGGGACAGAGAGACAAAGCGCGGTCAGGGAGCGGAGAGGGACGGCGGTCACCTTGGCGGCCCGCAGCACTCACCCGGCGGCTGCGCCATCTTGTCGTGCTGTGCGCCACCGCGGGGCGAGGCGGGAAGGGGGCGCGGCGCAGGGGCTGACGGGAGGAGGGTCGGCGGGTGGCGAAGGGGCGCCGCCATGTTGGGTGGGGCGGGGCTGCAGCGTGCAGATCAACGCTGCTGATTGCGGGGTCATGGGATGGTTGGGGTGGAAGgggccccacagcccccagccccacccctgacgtgggctggctgccccgcaccaggctgcccagggcccatccatggcctcggacacgtccagggatggggcttccaccatTCCAgacacctcactgccctctgaatgAACCATTTCCCTATTGCATCTGACCTAAACCTCCCCccatttagtttaaaaccatccccattgccctatcactatcagaccgtgCAAAAAGTCGCTCTCCTCCTGTTTATCAGCTCCCCTTAGGCactagaaggccacaatgaggtctccctggagccttctctcccCCAGGCTGCacacccccagctctcagcctgtccccattGCAGAGCCGCTCCACTCTGACGTCCCCGTGCCCTGCGCAGGCCGCGCTCCACCAGCTCCATGTCCCTGTGCCGCGCCCATGCCTGGGAGGCACCCAGCTCACCCCATGCCCCCACGGGCCTGTGAGGTCTTCGGGACGGGCAGAGGCCCAGCAGGTGTCActggcaggcagggagcagtgcagcGAGGCTCGGAGCTCGCCCGACCTCTAGAGGTTTCCCATCGAATCGTTCAGCTCCGGATCAGCGTCAGGTTCGGTTCCTTGCTGCGCTGAACTGGAACGGCGAAGTGATGCGGCAGGAAGCAGCCATCCAGCCGGTACGCAAGATCTCCCAGGTGTTAAACCTGCACCGCACAGGGACTGCTTCAACAGAGCAGAGACTGGAGGCTGAATTCAGGATGCACAGCTCCTACGTGAACACCGAGCGACTCGTTTCCGCgccttttattttgcttagGTTGCAGAGTCCTGTGCCGTAGGATTTCCTCTGGTCATTGCAGGGTTCTTGCATTTAGTCTTAGGCCCTGTGTTACCTGGTATtaaaggagctggctgctgttttGAGATGGCACTGTGCGATTCTCGTTACTCCGTGGCTGGCCCGGATGTCCGGCTTGTATCTTAATCCTTCATCTTACCAAAATCAATTTATTTACATTGAACAGTGC comes from Numida meleagris isolate 19003 breed g44 Domestic line chromosome 13, NumMel1.0, whole genome shotgun sequence and encodes:
- the ATP5J2 gene encoding ATP synthase subunit f, mitochondrial isoform X1, whose amino-acid sequence is MAAPLRHPPTLLPSAPAPRPLPASPRGGAQHDKMAQPPVPLKDMKLLDVKLGQLPTWLAMRDFTPGGIAGAFRRGYDRYYNKYINVKKGGLGGISMVLAGYVVISYIWSYSHLKHDRHRKYH